The following proteins are encoded in a genomic region of Spirosoma sp. SC4-14:
- a CDS encoding Gfo/Idh/MocA family oxidoreductase, protein MSSNQTVSRRKFLQGGVLATTSFLIVPRHVLGGKGFIAPSDKLNIAAVGCGGKADVNIRLAYNNGTDNMVALCDVDDRQAKKFRAKFPSAPYFQDYREMFDKVGKTFDAVIVSTPDHMHAPIAMAAMQLGKHVYVEKPLTHDIYEARMLTEAARKYKVVTQMGNQGSSGDATRIIETAIQTNVIGHVHTVYCWTNRPVWPQGVKSPKDKGESQPVPPEVNWPLWLGTAPYRDYHEAYMPTRWRGYWDFGTGALGDMGCHFMDVPFRALKLKYPTSVECSVGSVYSDFFVEAFYDDVCPPSSAIHLTFPSNDKKVKEIKLSWFDGGIRPQVPEGVDYNDMFSEIDGGMLFIGTKGMLAGGLFGNNPKLFPTSKFSDKDLPAPQKPLVEGKTEGHQQQWVKACKQGYGAYTSSSFDEAGPLTETVLMGNLATRSYLARENDKFIGRKKLFWDGDNMKITNFDYANQFVKRKYNGNYSL, encoded by the coding sequence ATGTCTTCTAATCAGACCGTTTCCCGCCGGAAATTTCTGCAAGGCGGAGTACTGGCAACCACCAGTTTCCTGATTGTTCCTCGCCATGTGTTAGGTGGTAAAGGCTTCATTGCCCCATCCGATAAGCTCAATATTGCTGCCGTTGGATGCGGAGGGAAAGCCGATGTCAACATTCGGCTCGCTTACAATAATGGCACCGACAATATGGTGGCGTTATGCGATGTCGATGATCGTCAGGCTAAAAAATTCCGTGCCAAGTTTCCCAGCGCTCCTTATTTTCAGGACTACCGCGAAATGTTTGATAAGGTTGGTAAAACCTTCGATGCCGTAATTGTCAGCACGCCCGATCATATGCATGCCCCTATTGCAATGGCAGCCATGCAACTTGGCAAGCACGTGTATGTCGAAAAACCACTTACGCACGATATTTATGAAGCCCGGATGCTAACCGAAGCGGCCCGGAAGTATAAAGTGGTTACGCAAATGGGCAATCAGGGTAGTTCAGGCGATGCAACACGTATTATAGAAACGGCTATTCAGACAAATGTGATTGGTCATGTTCATACGGTTTATTGCTGGACCAATCGGCCGGTATGGCCACAGGGTGTAAAATCACCAAAAGATAAGGGCGAGTCGCAACCGGTTCCGCCGGAGGTAAACTGGCCACTCTGGCTCGGCACCGCTCCCTATCGGGACTATCACGAAGCATATATGCCTACGCGCTGGCGGGGCTATTGGGATTTCGGTACCGGGGCGCTTGGCGATATGGGGTGCCACTTCATGGATGTGCCGTTTCGGGCTTTAAAACTAAAATACCCTACCTCGGTCGAATGTAGCGTTGGCTCGGTTTATTCCGACTTTTTTGTGGAAGCCTTCTACGACGACGTATGTCCGCCTTCGTCGGCAATCCATCTGACTTTCCCGTCTAATGATAAGAAAGTAAAAGAAATTAAGCTTTCGTGGTTCGATGGTGGAATTCGGCCTCAGGTGCCCGAGGGCGTCGACTACAACGATATGTTTAGTGAGATAGACGGAGGAATGCTGTTTATTGGAACCAAAGGTATGCTGGCGGGCGGCTTATTTGGCAATAATCCCAAACTGTTTCCTACCAGCAAATTTTCGGACAAAGACCTGCCTGCGCCCCAAAAACCACTGGTCGAGGGAAAAACCGAAGGGCATCAGCAGCAATGGGTGAAAGCCTGCAAACAGGGCTATGGTGCTTATACATCATCGTCATTCGACGAAGCAGGGCCACTGACCGAAACCGTATTGATGGGGAATCTGGCGACGCGGTCGTATCTGGCCCGGGAAAATGATAAATTTATCGGCCGCAAGAAGCTCTTCTGGGATGGCGACAATATGAAGATTACCAATTTCGATTATGCCAATCAGTTTGTGAAGCGAAAGTACAATGGAAACTATTCGTTATAG